tttttcggtaaCGAATGGCTCTGTGTCTCGGCAGCTTTCGGTAGCGGCCCGGCATTCGGCGCCTCGGCGACTGGAGGCTCATCGTTCGCTTTTTCCGCTAACAAGCCGTCCGGAGGGAGCTTGAGTGCAGGTGTGTGTCGTAGCAccctcctctcttttttttttttttttttttctcttacacCATCCATCACTAACCGTCTATCACTATCACTCCCTCagtctcctcctccttctcttttacCTGCTGTTTATGGAAAACTGACATGGTTTTATACAACAGTCTGATTTGTTCTGCGGTTTATTTCCTGCGTTCTCGagcaaaaatttttattttgaacaaaccGGTCGAGTGGCTTCAATCACCGATATCTGAAAAAAGTCATGAAGCGCAAGGTTTCCTCATCAAGGGCTTTTAGGTGTTAATTCTCAttaaataatatcaatattccaggttttgcatgtgtgtggaaTCTGAGCAGGCTGAACCCTGCAACAATCCTggaactaaaaaaatattttttttattaaaaataaaataaaatcacaggaAGTGTGCAAGATATTTATTAGTTTGGCGTTCGCTGTACTATTAATTCAATTGCATTAAAatttcttttggttttgttcTAAATATTtaactcattttatttattttcgttAATTTTTTGGAACAAGATGAGAATTTTTACCACAAACTGGAAAAACTTTTAACTGCGTCAGAACTCTGCTAgtaaacttttaaaatattggctataaaacacaaatgtattagTTTGGAAGTCTCAAAGTTGTTCTTGTGGACCTTCTCCATCTCTGTGCAGTGAAAAGTAGTTCCTGTGGGTTTTTCAATGTTCTGGTTGTAGAAATAGAGATTTAGagcttttattcatatataaatgtgtgcatgtgtgtttatgctcattttgtgtgtgtgtgtgtgtgtgtgtgtgtgtgtgtgtgtgtgtgtgtgtgtgttctctctctcagggtTTGGAAGTTCCAACACCTCAGGCTTTAACTTCAGTAACCCAGGAATCAACGCGTCGGCCGGACTGACCTTTGGCGTGAACACGGCTCAGAGCGCCGGCTTTGGCACCGGAGTCCTGCAGCTGAAAAAACCTCCAGCGGGCAATAAGAGGGGCAAAAGATAGAACAGCAGGGCAGATATTCACTAAAGGGAAATAAATTTTTTCAGGCCACAGGAAAGGTGGGGGTTAGTGAAAATGTTCTGTATTTGTGATGGatgtcctctgtgtgtgtgtgtgtgtgtgtgtgtgtgtgtgtgtgtgtgtgtgtgtgtgtgtgtgtgtgtgtgtgtgtgtgttttcgaaTGTTTATCATCACAGATATTAAGTATTTGAGAAGGAACATACAAAGAGCACAGACATGTGATTActcctgtttctgtttcttgtcCTGGTCTGTTCTGAGTGTTAAACGTTGTTTTGTGGCCCTGATTTCTCTTGatgttttgacttttttttttttctctctcaaatgTACCAAATtgtttttccataaaaaaaaactttattaataaaaattacaattatttcttcaatgtgttttgttttctcgGGGCGAAGATTAAAGATCGGTTTATGGCTGAGACACAACAGGTACAGCTGAGGTacaaataaactcatttatGAGCAGGatttattatgaaaaaattccaaatgaatatttttaactgtctttaatgaataaaagtaaACCTGGAcaagaagacaggaggtggagctgaaggtggcTGGAGAAttaaagatgctgagattttcatcaGGGATGATGAACATCCCTCATGTTTATTATAGAGGGGTGCACAGGTAGGGCGTTTTGGCAACCAGGTGAGAGAGgagcgattgagatggtttggtgaTGTGTAGAGAAGAAGCATCGGTCGAggaattctgaggatggaggaaaagagatttatggatgtgctgatggaagacatgcaggttgatACAGAGTCGTATGAACACTAACGGGAGCGGCTAAGAGAAGATTTATTGAATAGAAGTTTAATCCGACACTGAAACTCATTTTATTTGGTTTTCATGGCTGTAGCTTTAATCAGCATGTTTATACAGTACACGTGAATCGACTCTATATATCGGATCCGGAAGATTCGACTCAAAGATCCGACTCGCTCTATGCGactcccccctccccccaacTTCTTCTCACCCTCCCTGTAGTGTGTACGGTGGAAATTAAAGATGGCGCCTTCCCACGTCCTCAGATGCTGTCAGCGGGGTCTGGCTTGGATACCGGTTATATTTATCGCTTTAGTCGTGTGCTGGTCGTATTATGCCTACGTTgtggagttgtgtgtgtgtaagtacaCTTTGTTTTGACTCCAACGTTGCTGTTTTTATCAGAAAATTAGCGTCAAAAGCTAAAGAGATGTGaagggaggaagaaaggaagtgGCCGTTCTCTCCCTCAGCCGCTTCATCCCTCTCACTCCTCCGTGTCAGTCCTTAAACTTTAAACCGAACACAGGTTTCActgtttttatgaataaaacatgtttttttatatacatttctgttATACCACCTTTTAACTCAAATCTGTGCACTAACTAGCCTGCTAGCAACACCACCCGATTCCTCGCCTAGATACCGGCAAAGAAACAGCAACAAAATTATcacttttattttgttgtggtggttatttatttatttagttagtattattataattttttcatttgattGTAAACACCTATTTATAATGCCTAATTAAGAAGACATTGAACAGTGAACTAGATAACTAACTAGTTAAACTAGTTCTCCGGACGGAATTGAGGCTCGACTGTCAGTCTGTTAAGACCAAAAGGAGataaaacatttagaattgaTAATCAGTCTTATTTCCTGAATCGTCAGAAGCTTTTGAGTACCTTGACCTGTTTTGTAGCCCACCTGTAGCCCACCTGTAGCCCACCTGTAGCCCACCTGTAGCCCACCTGTAGCCCACCTGTAGCCCACCTGTAGCCCACCCAGCCCACCTGTAGCCCACCTGTAGCCCACCTGTAGCCCACCTGTAGCCCACCTGTAGCCCGGTAGATGATGATTATTGCAGCTGTGTCActcattctttattatttccgGCTAATAAAACAGCAACCTATTCAGTTGCACACAATGAggataaattaaatatattattattactcattaTGTCATAGTAAATGGGACATTTTCCCATaggagtggagtttattataaacagCAAAGCAGGACTAAACATGGAaaggaaatgtttataaaacatCCCAAAACAATCTATTGCTCAGGTGTCCATGAACCCCTGTGGTGTTTAAAGAGCTGAAAAATGCCCTGAATTAAAGACTGTTGTGTTTGATGccaaaaaattgttttgtgaaataaatgtttgttttctcttttctgcaGTCACTGTGCCGAGTCTGGGAGAAAAAGGTGAGCAGTCTCACATTTGTGTTAAATGGGATGAGtcggaattgtgtgtgtgtgtgtgtgtgtgtgtgtgtgtgtgtgtgtgtgtgtgtgtcggcttGTGTTTGTGCTGATGCGAGTTTCCAGCTCGTCTGTGATGGATCGTCCAGTCCATTTCTGATGTGTctgcaactcttttttttttttggctctttctttctcacagtcATCTACTTGGTGGTTTTTCACCTCTTCTTCATCCTGTTTGTTTGGTCTTATTGGAAGACCATCTTCACCAAACCAGCAAATCCATCCAAAGAGGTGAGCTCAATGAAAAGATGGCCGTGGTGCCGGCATCGAGGTCCAGAAACATGGAATAAAGCTTTACAACCTGAGAGAAATTCTGACCAATCCCATTATTTTCTGATTAACTTCTAGCCAATCCTGTTCACCATCTATagcattctgaccaatcacattgTTTTCTGATTAATCCTGAAGAACTGTTGATTGTTTCTGGTCAAATCCTTGCAGATCTCATTCATTTCCTAAGAGATTTGGACTAATCCTGTTTATCTCCCTCGTGTTTGATTAATtttgtggtataaagtgtgtgtgtgtgtgtgtgtgtgtgtgtgtgtgtgtgtgtgtgtgtgtgtgtgtgtgtgtgttgtagttctGTTTACCCAAAGCTGAGAAGGAGCTTTATGAGAAAGAAGAACGCCCAGAGACTCAGCAGGAGATCCTGAAACGAGTTGCGAGCAGCCTGCCGCTGTACACACGCACTGGTGCTGGAGGTAAGCCAATCACTCCATCCgtccatctctctatctatctctccgTCCATTTCTCCATACAAATCTACATACCTCTCTCCGTCCATCCATCTCTCCTATCTACCGCTCTCCCCTCGTCTCCATCCATCTACCTctccccatccatccatctctcctaTCTACCACTCTCCCCTcctctccatccatctacctctctccatttctctttcaagtttatttatttatttagcacttTTCAATCTACTCCTccccatctctccatccatccatccatccatccatctctctaaccatttctccatccatccctctCTTCACAATCTgataatattgatattaataataataataatgatgatttgATTACCCTCTGTGTCCAGCTATTCGTTACTGTGACCGCTGCCAGGTGATCAAACCCGACCGGTGCCACCACTGTTCCGCCTGTGACATGTAAGCTAACACCCTGACTCTCAAGTGTcaaaacatctcacacacacacacacacacacacacacacacacacacacagtagacagtgtaatatttgtaatagtCTGTACCACCTTTATAGGAAAGCAATCAACATCTGGTGGATTAGGGGGTGATTATTAATAATCAGTATTGGGGGTGATGATATTCAGGTTCACGATTTGATTCCATTTATTATACCTGCTTCAGTATTTGATTTGATTCGTGATACAGGTTTCACAATTCAGTTCCAATTTAAACGAACTTTAAAGGAATAAGAATAATAGCAGCCTTCGAGAGGAAGTTTTATGCAGAAATGGAGCTCCAGAGTCGGTTTAAATGCTTGTATGTGCTGCGTTTAACCTGCTTGTTTTCGGCTCTAAGAACATTAcaaactaaacatttgtttaatggCACAAGatgctataaatatataaaagtcatTTTGGTGTGTAACAGGTGTGTGTTGAAGATGGATCATCACTGCCCGTGGTGAGTGAACTCTATTCCTAAAgcatgtctcacacacacacacatggtgtaAGTTTTTAACACTGCAATGTTTCCTATTTTTTCCAATAACAGGGTAAACAACTGTGTAGGTTTCTCTAATTACAAGTTCTTCATCCTGTTCCTGGCCTACTCGCTGCTCTACTGCATGTTCATCGCTGCCACAGTGCTGCAGTACTTCATCAAGTTCTGGACAGTGAGTTATCACTCTGTTACTTATCACATGCTCTCTTCTGTTggatttgattttaaaaagaaaaagcgtTTATTACCTGTTACAGTGCACCTGTGGAGGTGTGACAAAACTATCATGTAGTGACGGacctgtaaataaatacaaaaatgttacatttaaaataaacaatagtaACAATATTTAAAGTCGAATTACtttaatgtttctttaaaataatatattgtatattttttaatcttttatatgtaattaatttattttatatatatatatatatatatatatataattaattctaAATCGTCTGTTCACTTATTCCttggtaaatatttttttaatagtaaacattttcttttataaacaaatgcaaaggttgtaaataaaaaatgaaataaaaagtacatAGAAGTAAAAAGGGACACGTTATCCGTTTGCATATTAAACCTTTATATCGCCGTATTACACCTCTTTACCGTGTGCTTTACTcttcctccatccctccctctatccctccatccttctaACTCTTGCCCCCTTATGtctatctctcttttcctccctccgcACCCCCTCCCCTATATTTTTCCCTCACTTCAGACTCCTCTTTCCCTCactctccactccactctttctctctctctctctctctctctctctctctctctctctctctctctctctctctctctcactcctccctcttccccttctccctctcttctcGTGTCTAACAGTCTGTCTCTGTTTGCACTAAGCTTTGCCGGAGGAAATCAGCAGAGAATTGTCCGAAGGTAATCAGCGGTGTTAGTGTTATGTTGGTTGTTGTGTTCACACCGGCAtggaaatgataaataaataaataaataccatttCATTCATCATTTTCTGTAAAAGTATCTGAGTGTTTATCCGTTAGGCTCGCATGATTAATCACGTGTTTGTGTAAACCTGAGGCTTTTTCCCTGCATCAGATTCCTCCTGCTGTATGTTTATCACATGTCCCTTTATTGTCCATGAAGTTCATTACATGGAGTTAAACGcattaactctctctctctctctctctctctctctctctctctctctctctctctctctctctctctctctctctctctctctctctcagagcgAGCTGCCCGACTCTCATGCCAAATTCCAcgtcttgtttcttttttttgtggcgGCAATGTTCTGCATCAgcatcctctctctcttcacttACCACCTGTGGCTCGTAGCAAAGAACAGATCCACGATaggtaacacactcacacaccacctccaccttcaTCTCTGTTTACCTCCACCTTCATCTCTGTTTACTTCTACTTTCATCCCTGCTTCACCTCCACCTTAATATCTATCTCCACTTTAACTTCCACTTCCACCCTATTTCCACCTTCAATGCTCTGTGCATCCTCCTGACTCCATGGTTGCATTCAATTGAGTTTAATACAGAAACCTCTACATGTGACCCTCATCTCCTACCTTCTCTCGTTCCTTCAGAGGCTTTCCGAGCACCTGTCTTCAGGAACGGCCCAGATAAAAATGGGTTCTCTCTAGGTTTCAGCAAGAACATCGCTCAGGTGTTCGGAGACCAGAAGAAGTTCTGGCTGCTGCCAGTATTCaccaggtaaacacacacacacacacacacacacacacacacacacacacacacactcacacactcagtctCAAGAAATGTACAGCTTCTTTTTCAGGACTttaagtttgttctttattcTGTGCAGTCAGGGAGACGGTCTCACGTTTCCAACTCGGCTGGTGGCCACAGATCCGGAGCAACCAACAGAAACCATACATCCAGATCACCTGAGCCAAAGGTGAGGTGCAGTTCTCATTTTTACCACAGTGGCACTGTTTCACCACATACAGGGGTGCGAGAGATCAAAGCCAAATAAATAGAATTCCGAGTGTTTCAAGTGTTAAAATTTCACCaagttgttgttattattattattattattattattattattattattattattattattattattataataatcacaCTAAAACTTTTAAAGTTTTAGGGTTTAATTATGATTTTCTTTCCCTTCCTGAAGTGTTGAGGGAGAACAGTGTGGTCCTCTCAGTGAGTCTCAGAAACATCTGCTCAATAACGACCTCCTGGACGATCACAAAGCAGCTGTTAAGTCCGGTGAGTtgctccagaaaaaaaaaaaaaacagaaaatcattCACAGCGTGGGCGtgaaatttttttaacaaatacatttatgaacTCGTTCATGAATTCTCGTTTTCTCTCCACAGATGAAAATGACACCATCACGGTTTCCATGGAGTGCGAGTCCTAGCCAGGTTAGCATCGTTTCTCTTTGTTTGTTAGGGAGGAGGTGGAGCCAGTGGAGAAGGGGGTGGAGTTTGTGAGACATAATTGACATGAGGTTGTCTTCTCTTTTAGGGTTCGTCAATAAAAAACCTCCGGAGGAGAAACACAGCCATCAAACGTGATGCCTTAAACAACTCCATCACCTCTGCAGCAGCTCCCCGTCCTCGTGCGTGCTTGCGTGTGTTCGCTCGACGTCTAACGTTCAGAGAAATTCGCATCCTGatctttaatctttttctttccttcttcttctcctttctcaAAGCAGTTGCAGGTTTTATCTCGGATTAATGGTGCGATTAATATCAAACCATTTGTTGTTTACCAGAAATAACAAGCACTACTATCACTGGGGGCATCTGGGTTCCCCACCGGTGTCTGATCTGATGTTTACAAAGCCAGGACTGATCCTTCCTGATCCTTtcatcttctcctttttttcggATCGTGAACATAGAAACGTGTTTCGATCCAGCTGTTGactatttcattattattattattattattactaccgCGATTAGCGGTTTGTTGCGTGAGGTCACATGATCGCACGAAGGATCACGCGTTTGGAATTCTGGATGAAATTAGGTTATAAATCTAATACATTTAACACATTAAACTTTTCATAACAATATTAAAGCAGACGCACTTTCGGGCGGAGAAGGTGGGAACGTTCGACCATTTTCAGGATCACgtgtattttagtatttttttaatttttattctttaacaGTGTTGATTACATTTCTGTGGTATTGATTATTCAAATCTTTTATTATATcgtttttgttattattgtaaTGGAATCTCTAGTGTGATTTATGGAATTATTTAATCATGGAATCTCCCAACATCTGAGTTCAGGGTCACGGAGACGCTCGCAGTTTTAACTCATCACCTGAGCACCGagtttatttttagaaatatcacatttaaaGCATCGAGTCATTTGAGAGTTGACTCTTATTGATTTTACTCGCTCTTGGAAAGAATTCCCAACATTTCCTGAAAGGATGGGAGGGTTTTTTTCCACCCGGAATTCCAAAGAATCAGATTAGGTTTGAAGCCTGTTTACAGAACGCCAGTGAAGAGGGCtgatatacattatacataaagACGTCTGAGAGAATTGTGTGACTCCTACTTTGTGTgtacagtttgaggaagaagcacatgtgggtggaaaagtcaggtgtcccagtacttttggtGATGTTGTGTATTTTGGTTGCTCTTTCTGTGGTCGAGTATCAGATCATGATCTGTTAGGACTTGTAGTCTTTCctgaaagtattggaacagtgaagcttattctttttgtttattgtgttttatccGGTTGTTAGTTTAGCTGtggtttcttcctttttttcctccaggACATTCCTTATTGTTCTTGTGTTGGCTTTGCCCAAAGTTCATCCCTCGTTCTTCAGCTTTATAATGCCCTCTCCCCAGACAGCTCTCTGGTCTATACTTTGGTTAAACCTTTTTGATCACCAAATGCACAGGTCTTTACTGGTGAAACCCAAAACTCCATCCAAGAACCAACATTCTGAGAAACACAACACACCTGGCGAAGAAACATGTCGGACATGTGTTCCAAAACAGATCTGTGATTTTTATCAATCTGGTTTATGGTATATTGATCGGAACACAGAAAATAACTGGTCTTGCTGTTTCAATACTTTTGATTTGGGGTGTACGTGGTGTATAGGGGCTACAAGACATTAATTATAGCCTGCGTATATAGCGAATAGAACACCTCCCCCTTCTGGTGACTCATggatattaattatatacatgAATATTCATGCACATTTGCATATTAAGTACGAAATCGACAGCCCTGGTTATAAGATATTTGGTAATAAAAAGCACAGTAATGCGATTCCCACGTCACTCTCAGATTCGTTTATGCTAAGTATTaacacgtgtttttttttttttttttaagacatttatttttttattcttttattgtcGTAGTTTTTGTTTAATTCGTATGGAATCTGTTTGCTCGTTCGTTTGCACTGTGAACGTTCTACACGCCACATAATATGCATCTTCTCCAGTATCGGTCTCCAGTCTGCAGTAATAACACGCTGGAGAATAAAATTACTGCTAAAAATCCGTGAAAAACAAACGTTTGGTTACGTTCATCAAGATAAAGTTTTTGTGAGATGAGTCCATGCTTTTATGCCTCGTCATAAGCTGGTGTCTTATGAACcggtttgtttttataaaaaatgtgtttaggaTTTtacgttttttaatttttttatttatatttagttcCTTTGACCGGGTTTAGTCGTACGGccgagtgcaaaagtttgcgcGCCTCTGTtctttgtgtgtggtgtttttattttcgaTTCCTGGTATTCAGGGTCCTCCCACaaaaattaatcaaaaaatATGGTATTGTGGTAGCGAGAGCATGTGGGAGATGTTTTCCTGCTTCTGTGATTCACTTGTCTGGTCATATGTTTGAACTTTGCCTGATACCTAAAGCATTGTGTTTTATGgcttttgagagacacatgcatgttccttttgtttctatgcatcTTTCAGCTTCTGAAGATTTCCTTTGCTGccaaatatatagatatatacattaTCGGATgtaaatcctcccttagcatgaacacctttacacacactaaTTTCTCAGAAATGTCTTTCTTGTGGTgaagttcatcccagagcagttcagaagGATGTTGGTGGGCAGGTGGTACCATGATAGAtttcactccagacgtctgtcagAACTCGGATGTACGcttcgtcttgttgtacggtgaagtcggttccaatgagccgcagtccagacggaactgcatggtgttgaagtgtggaatagGAGCCATGATGGTTCACTTTTACCTTCTGGAACCTTCCCTGCcccaaacaaccccaaaccatacCTCCATGtgagggtgagggagtctgatcataTCTTCggtcttgttcttcttcttttacaagttcttctggtagacaCAAAAATGTAACTTCACCAAACTTCCATCATTTCGCTCATTCACTGTTTTTGACTTGTATCTAAACGAAAGGAACATTTCATGTGTCTCAAAACTACAGACTGTGTGTTTACACATAAGAACAGGCCCAAACAGGACTTCAGCAGTTATTTAAACTCGggtggattattattattattattagtattattattattattattattattgtaaggCACTGATTCGCTAtttgacaaacacacagaattCGATTTCGACTTTATCATTCTAGTAAATATTCTTTCTGTCCGTTAATGTAAAGCGAGGGGAGGGGGCGCGCTAACTTGTGCACTCGACTGTACAGGTCACTTTTTTTGTTCAGACTTCGGTCATTCAAAACTGCTGAGTTTTCACCAAATAAAGGGCTGAACATCGGAGCTCTGAAGGTTCCTCTGAGAGCTCATACTCAAGCCTAGAAACACCAAGGACACcaaatccttttctttcttttttttttttgtcatatttttttttttttttttttttttaatagtaattttttgctgtatttgttTAGTATCAGTATCAGTGCTGTCAGTATCAGTACATTGTTGTTGAATTGTTCTTTAATATACAAAGTGCAGCTGTGttctggaagtgtgtgtgtgtgtgtgtgtgagagagatcagTACGGTATGTCGAGTTGTCTCTGAAGAAATGCAGAATGTGATGAATAACAGAATCCTGCGTTCACGCTGACGAACGGCAGAAgcattttggggttttttggggttttttctgCTAGAAGGAGCCATGTTTTCTTCTCGATTCTATGCACATAGTGTCCGACACCAAGCGATAAAATCTGGACCGATTCCTCGGACCGGTCCTGTGGCGCTCCTGCGTTTGTGGTTCTGAAGTTTTGTCGGTTCTCCACACGATACTTTAGTTTCCATCTCGCAATTACCTtcattaaatacacaaaaaaaaagtagggaAAAGTCTTATAACCCCGATTCTTCTTTATCGTATCACATAAAACGTGTTCGGTGACTGTCGGTGCTTCGGTTCGCTCGTTTGTCTTCACCGAGAACGAATCCAGACGCAACACGGAGCCGTGACGAGCGACGCACGCGACTCTTCACACAGTGTTCTGAACTTACAGTGACGAATACACACGTAAACACACCTAGAAACgcacaacacaaacacttaGCAGCAGCGATTTACAGAGAGATTTCAGTCCGAGCTCGGAATGTTCTACACTACAGTCTGATGTGGTATTTTCTATCacaatatatagaaataaattatataaaaattattaattacaaaatgaagtgtaatgttttaatgatggaTTTTTAGCACCAGGACTCGTCTGAAACCACTTCAGTcgtcttttcctttttttgatttgattttgtatttattttttgtttgcagatttcgtttattttgttttctcctcctccttcactcacagctgtgtgtgtgtgtgtgtgtgtgtgtgtgtgtgtgtgtgtgtgtgtgtgtgtgtgtgtgatttaaccTCCGATCTTCcgtttcatttcttttcacatcTTTCAGAAGCCATTCTGTATCTCATTTCTCTAtttttcagccttttttttttttttttttttttttttttttaagaattaaaggAAAAACCATCCGACTTGTAGAGCAGTTTCTGTTTCACCTTTTTTTGTTCGTTTCTGTTTTAGAAAAACATGGAAATGACTGTAAAATG
This sequence is a window from Silurus meridionalis isolate SWU-2019-XX chromosome 21, ASM1480568v1, whole genome shotgun sequence. Protein-coding genes within it:
- the zdhhc20b gene encoding palmitoyltransferase ZDHHC20-B isoform X2, with amino-acid sequence MAPSHVLRCCQRGLAWIPVIFIALVVCWSYYAYVVELCVFTVPSLGEKVIYLVVFHLFFILFVWSYWKTIFTKPANPSKEFCLPKAEKELYEKEERPETQQEILKRVASSLPLYTRTGAGAIRYCDRCQVIKPDRCHHCSACDMCVLKMDHHCPWVNNCVGFSNYKFFILFLAYSLLYCMFIAATVLQYFIKFWTSELPDSHAKFHVLFLFFVAAMFCISILSLFTYHLWLVAKNRSTIEAFRAPVFRNGPDKNGFSLGFSKNIAQVFGDQKKFWLLPVFTSQGDGLTFPTRLVATDPEQPTETIHPDHLSQSVEGEQCGPLSESQKHLLNNDLLDDHKAAVKSDENDTITVSMECES
- the zdhhc20b gene encoding palmitoyltransferase ZDHHC20-B isoform X1, with amino-acid sequence MAPSHVLRCCQRGLAWIPVIFIALVVCWSYYAYVVELCVFTVPSLGEKVIYLVVFHLFFILFVWSYWKTIFTKPANPSKEFCLPKAEKELYEKEERPETQQEILKRVASSLPLYTRTGAGAIRYCDRCQVIKPDRCHHCSACDMCVLKMDHHCPWVNNCVGFSNYKFFILFLAYSLLYCMFIAATVLQYFIKFWTLCRRKSAENCPKSELPDSHAKFHVLFLFFVAAMFCISILSLFTYHLWLVAKNRSTIEAFRAPVFRNGPDKNGFSLGFSKNIAQVFGDQKKFWLLPVFTSQGDGLTFPTRLVATDPEQPTETIHPDHLSQSVEGEQCGPLSESQKHLLNNDLLDDHKAAVKSDENDTITVSMECES